A single region of the Gemmatimonadaceae bacterium genome encodes:
- a CDS encoding DUF885 domain-containing protein: MISACGGYRTSPPTAASDADALALLDGIANNLLSLSPESATSLGIDIGARAGFRSQLTDRSAAGQQRIARQLRTDLDRLNAFNASGLSYATRTSFDVVRSAYATSLEGFALPYGDITVGGWRNTPYVVIQNVGAYLDIPRFLDSDHRIEKAADAEAYLGRLQSYARQLDGELGRIRAARDIGLVPPAFLIDKALRQMRLSARNAREGGTLVESIDRRSKNIPGNWASRARTIAAQEIAPALDRQIRELEAERTVATNDAGISARPHGEAFYRWALKASTTTSMSPDEVHELGLSEVKRLHAQMDTVLREIGYSQGSVGERMKGLASDPRYKFAQGDKGRAEIMAFIKDRLDWIEAQMPRAFTKVVDPNMEVKRLPPEEEPGAPAAYGGAGSIDGKIPGRFWINLRTTDLHSKYSLADLAFHEAIPGHIWQGEYTRDMPLIRQMLSFNAYSEGWALYAEQLADELGVYDNDRVGKLGYLQSIAFRACRLVVDTGLHAKRWTRDQGVRYFVDVNGSNPQEVASEVDRYCSWPGQACGYKVGHSEINRQRERAKAALVARYDVKVFNDTVVRGGNVPLDVLARNVDEYLRTAPR, translated from the coding sequence ATGATTTCCGCGTGCGGCGGGTACCGAACGTCGCCGCCGACCGCAGCGAGCGACGCTGACGCCCTCGCATTGCTCGATGGCATCGCAAACAACCTCCTGAGCCTGTCTCCAGAGAGCGCGACCTCGCTCGGCATCGACATTGGTGCTAGAGCCGGCTTCAGGTCCCAGCTCACCGACCGTTCAGCGGCGGGGCAGCAGCGGATCGCGCGGCAGCTGCGAACAGACCTTGACCGACTCAACGCCTTCAATGCGAGTGGCCTCTCGTACGCCACCCGCACGAGCTTCGACGTCGTGCGCAGCGCCTACGCGACATCACTCGAAGGCTTCGCGCTTCCCTACGGCGACATCACGGTTGGCGGCTGGCGTAACACGCCCTATGTCGTCATTCAGAACGTCGGCGCCTATCTCGACATTCCGCGCTTCCTCGATAGCGATCATCGCATTGAGAAGGCTGCTGACGCCGAGGCGTATCTCGGGCGATTACAGTCGTACGCGCGGCAACTAGACGGCGAGCTCGGACGCATACGAGCAGCGCGCGATATCGGGCTCGTCCCACCGGCATTCCTCATAGATAAGGCGCTCCGGCAAATGCGCCTCTCCGCCAGGAACGCGCGCGAAGGCGGGACGCTTGTGGAATCCATAGACCGCCGGTCGAAGAATATTCCCGGAAACTGGGCCAGCCGCGCCCGCACGATTGCCGCGCAGGAAATCGCGCCTGCGCTTGACCGGCAGATCCGCGAGCTCGAGGCCGAGCGCACCGTCGCAACAAACGACGCAGGAATCTCGGCGCGCCCGCATGGCGAGGCGTTCTATCGCTGGGCGCTCAAGGCATCTACAACCACGTCGATGTCGCCGGACGAAGTCCACGAGCTCGGTCTGAGCGAGGTGAAGCGACTGCACGCGCAGATGGACACGGTCCTGCGAGAAATCGGCTACTCGCAGGGCAGCGTTGGCGAACGAATGAAAGGTCTGGCGAGCGATCCTCGCTACAAGTTTGCCCAGGGGGACAAGGGCCGCGCCGAGATCATGGCATTCATCAAGGACCGGCTCGACTGGATCGAGGCGCAGATGCCGCGCGCATTCACGAAGGTGGTCGATCCGAACATGGAGGTGAAGCGGCTGCCGCCGGAGGAAGAGCCCGGCGCGCCCGCCGCGTACGGCGGCGCCGGGTCCATCGACGGAAAAATTCCCGGCCGGTTCTGGATCAACCTCCGGACCACCGATCTACATAGCAAGTACAGCCTCGCGGATCTGGCATTCCACGAAGCGATTCCCGGCCACATCTGGCAGGGCGAGTACACCCGCGACATGCCGCTCATCCGGCAGATGCTCTCGTTCAATGCGTACTCGGAAGGATGGGCACTCTACGCAGAGCAGCTCGCTGACGAGCTAGGCGTTTATGACAACGATCGAGTCGGAAAACTCGGCTATCTGCAATCGATCGCCTTCCGGGCGTGCCGGCTGGTCGTTGACACTGGCCTTCACGCAAAGCGCTGGACGCGCGACCAGGGCGTAAGGTACTTCGTGGACGTGAACGGCTCGAATCCGCAAGAGGTCGCAAGCGAGGTGGATCGGTATTGCTCGTGGCCCGGACAGGCGTGCGGCTACAAGGTGGGCCACAGCGAGATCAATCGACAGCGTGAGCGCGCGAAAGCGGCGCTCGTCGCAAGGTACGACGTCAAGGTGTTCAACGATACTGTCGTGCGTGGAGGCAACGTGCCGCTCGACGTGCTGGCCAGGAACGTAGACGAGTATCTCCGAACAGCGCCGCGCTAG
- a CDS encoding ECF-type sigma factor translates to MPRIFDELRELARRELSREHDRFTLQTTDLVHEAYLRLAAANGVTIHGRAYFYAAASRAMRQVLIEAARRRGAAKRGAGATVITLDEQTGSVDAYGDDLLELDQALVELEKRNPRQARVVECRFFGGMTVENVAAALGVSPRTVKSDWALARAWLYDVLRGESP, encoded by the coding sequence GTGCCACGCATCTTCGACGAGCTGCGAGAGCTCGCCCGCCGCGAGCTCTCGCGTGAGCACGACCGATTCACTCTGCAGACGACGGACCTCGTGCACGAAGCTTACCTCCGCCTCGCAGCCGCCAACGGCGTAACCATTCACGGCCGCGCGTATTTCTACGCCGCCGCATCGCGGGCCATGCGACAGGTTCTCATCGAGGCGGCACGGCGACGGGGTGCCGCAAAGCGAGGCGCGGGCGCGACGGTTATTACGCTCGACGAGCAAACCGGCAGCGTGGATGCGTACGGGGATGATCTTCTCGAGCTCGACCAGGCGCTCGTTGAGCTGGAGAAGCGCAATCCCCGGCAGGCGAGAGTAGTCGAGTGCCGTTTTTTCGGGGGCATGACGGTGGAAAATGTAGCCGCCGCGCTTGGCGTTTCGCCGCGTACGGTGAAATCGGACTGGGCGCTCGCCCGCGCCTGGCTTTATGACGTCCTGCGCGGCGAGTCGCCGTGA
- a CDS encoding type II toxin-antitoxin system VapB family antitoxin: MRTTLNIDDALLLKAHKLTGIDERTALLHEGLRALIARESARRLARLGATEPKLLNVPRRRVAAP, from the coding sequence ATGCGAACCACCCTCAATATCGATGACGCGTTGCTGCTCAAAGCGCACAAGCTCACGGGGATCGACGAGCGGACAGCCCTCCTTCATGAAGGGCTCCGCGCCCTGATCGCTCGCGAAAGCGCGCGGCGACTCGCCAGACTCGGCGCAACCGAGCCGAAGCTTCTGAATGTGCCGAGACGTCGTGTCGCCGCGCCGTGA
- a CDS encoding BlaI/MecI/CopY family transcriptional regulator — MTEHHLTQRELDIMSVLWELGEATVTTVRDRVDPDLAYTSISSMIRTLEMKGYVSHRRGEGKTHIYFPAIDAETAGESTLDRVLNQIYGGSPIKLLAHLVEKQRLSEKELARMRELLKGSKKGR; from the coding sequence ATGACGGAACATCACCTGACCCAGCGCGAGCTCGACATAATGAGCGTGCTCTGGGAACTTGGCGAGGCGACAGTGACCACGGTACGCGACCGCGTCGATCCAGACCTCGCGTACACGAGCATATCAAGCATGATCCGGACGCTCGAGATGAAAGGCTATGTTTCGCACCGCCGCGGGGAGGGGAAGACGCACATCTACTTTCCCGCGATCGACGCCGAGACGGCCGGCGAGTCGACGCTCGATCGGGTGTTGAACCAGATCTACGGAGGATCGCCAATCAAGCTTCTCGCCCACCTCGTGGAGAAACAGCGGCTGTCGGAAAAGGAGCTGGCACGCATGCGCGAGCTGTTGAAGGGCTCTAAAAAGGGGCGATAG
- a CDS encoding serine hydrolase domain-containing protein, whose product MKKWLAMTCVGSFLCIHEGLPAQTAARVVTSGATRLDKYMAPLLDLQVFSGTILVAQRGRYIVERSYGLADVENRIPIRGSTVFRIASISKSFTRALIGKLADQKLLSIDDTLSRWLPAIPSANRITVRMLLDHRSGIPNVNSLPYDEEAFQPNSLSQLVDSIARGRLDFEPGTRYRYSNGGYAVLARVVELATHERFDRVLDREILHPLHLEQTIHEADGMIVEHLAQGYMPSPEMPNRLVRAPFQEMNTKMGGGSLVSSSRDLVRWARAIGRSNILKHRTWAELFPDKDSGFAFQGRAPGFNVVMRHDRKRDITTVVLSNNYAAGMAADVASGAEAIWRGEAPRALPVVSPVRALARDMRTLAGTYSFPDGALPVPPGTSIEIRRVENNLVAYLGSVPVDVLIPQGPRTWLARALWSMVEATGSGLAADSIKVRALYRDFAFTARRKVK is encoded by the coding sequence ATGAAAAAGTGGCTCGCGATGACATGTGTGGGGTCGTTCCTGTGCATTCATGAAGGCTTGCCGGCCCAGACCGCGGCACGCGTAGTGACATCGGGCGCGACGAGACTGGATAAATACATGGCACCGCTGCTCGATCTTCAGGTTTTCAGCGGGACGATTCTTGTGGCGCAAAGAGGTAGATACATCGTCGAGCGGTCGTATGGACTCGCGGACGTAGAGAATCGCATTCCCATACGTGGCTCGACTGTATTTCGAATCGCATCCATCTCGAAATCATTTACCAGGGCGCTCATAGGAAAACTCGCCGACCAGAAACTGCTGTCGATCGATGACACGTTGTCACGATGGCTGCCTGCGATTCCGTCGGCGAACCGCATCACGGTGCGCATGCTGCTCGATCACCGCTCCGGGATCCCGAATGTCAACTCCCTCCCGTACGACGAGGAAGCCTTCCAGCCAAATTCCCTTTCACAACTTGTTGATTCGATCGCACGTGGGCGCCTCGACTTCGAACCCGGAACACGTTACCGATACAGTAACGGCGGATACGCGGTTCTAGCCAGGGTAGTGGAGCTGGCCACACACGAACGGTTCGACAGAGTTTTGGACCGCGAGATACTCCATCCGCTGCATCTCGAACAGACCATTCATGAAGCCGATGGGATGATCGTGGAGCACCTCGCGCAGGGATACATGCCGAGCCCTGAGATGCCGAACCGACTTGTTCGTGCTCCGTTTCAGGAGATGAATACCAAGATGGGTGGAGGATCTCTGGTGTCGTCGTCTCGCGATCTGGTGAGATGGGCGCGAGCGATCGGCCGAAGCAATATTCTAAAGCATCGAACCTGGGCTGAGCTGTTCCCGGACAAGGACAGCGGATTCGCGTTTCAGGGCCGCGCGCCCGGGTTCAACGTCGTCATGCGGCACGACAGGAAACGCGACATCACCACCGTCGTTCTCAGCAACAACTACGCGGCGGGAATGGCAGCGGATGTCGCGTCGGGTGCCGAGGCGATTTGGCGAGGTGAAGCGCCGCGGGCTCTGCCTGTCGTGAGCCCAGTGAGAGCCCTTGCCCGCGATATGCGTACCCTCGCTGGTACATACAGCTTTCCCGATGGAGCATTGCCGGTGCCGCCTGGCACAAGCATCGAGATCCGGAGGGTTGAAAACAATCTCGTTGCGTACTTGGGATCGGTACCTGTCGATGTGCTCATTCCTCAGGGACCTCGAACCTGGCTCGCGCGGGCCCTTTGGTCGATGGTCGAAGCAACAGGCAGCGGCCTCGCCGCCGACTCGATCAAGGTGCGCGCGCTGTACAGAGACTTCGCATTCACGGCAAGGAGGAAGGTCAAGTGA
- a CDS encoding M56 family metallopeptidase, which produces MLCILYVTAIGTLLGVAGRLVERVLPATAPRRWVWCVVIAITMAVPPIYRTNHATSVTDVVDQQMVQPPSANPLAATSAPTSQMSWSARIESYNPIIHRLWLITSAVLIIWGLASAWRVSRILSLSRSGRGNAGGAAIVDDVPVVVTDLVGPATVGVLRSRVLVPRWVLALPGAQRRYVLRHEDEHRRAHDARLLFAMSLPIILTPWNLALWWQLRRLRLAVEMDCDNRVVSALGDATAYGELLLKVAQAASHGPRLQPALLGVGMLEQRLKLLLAPTPLRHAQRFLLPALAFALLFVVLSMPHPVLRHKSDAHVAVTAGTLPK; this is translated from the coding sequence ATGCTCTGCATTCTCTATGTGACCGCCATCGGCACCTTACTCGGTGTTGCCGGGCGTCTCGTCGAGCGGGTGTTGCCCGCGACGGCACCGCGCCGCTGGGTGTGGTGCGTCGTCATCGCAATCACCATGGCCGTCCCGCCCATCTACCGGACAAACCACGCCACATCCGTGACTGACGTCGTGGATCAACAGATGGTGCAGCCGCCTTCGGCCAACCCGCTCGCAGCCACGTCGGCCCCAACGTCGCAGATGAGCTGGTCAGCGCGTATCGAGTCGTACAATCCCATCATCCATCGCCTCTGGCTCATCACCTCAGCCGTGCTCATCATCTGGGGCCTGGCCAGTGCCTGGCGGGTGTCACGCATCCTATCGCTCTCACGCAGCGGACGAGGGAACGCGGGAGGGGCCGCAATCGTGGATGACGTCCCTGTCGTCGTCACTGACCTCGTGGGGCCTGCGACGGTAGGCGTACTGCGCTCACGCGTGCTGGTCCCACGCTGGGTGCTCGCCCTGCCAGGAGCCCAACGGCGATACGTCCTGCGGCATGAAGACGAGCACCGGAGAGCACACGACGCGCGGCTGCTGTTCGCGATGTCGCTTCCGATAATCCTGACGCCATGGAACCTCGCCCTATGGTGGCAGCTGCGACGGCTGCGGCTCGCGGTCGAGATGGATTGCGATAATCGGGTGGTGTCGGCACTCGGCGACGCGACCGCATACGGCGAGCTGCTGCTCAAGGTCGCGCAGGCCGCGAGTCACGGTCCGCGGCTTCAGCCGGCGCTGCTCGGAGTGGGGATGCTGGAGCAACGCCTTAAGCTGCTTCTTGCGCCCACACCGCTCCGGCATGCGCAGCGGTTCCTGCTGCCAGCCCTGGCATTCGCTCTCCTCTTCGTCGTGCTGTCGATGCCGCATCCGGTGCTGAGGCACAAATCCGATGCGCACGTCGCCGTGACGGCAGGCACGTTACCGAAGTGA
- a CDS encoding PIN domain-containing protein: MILADTSVWIEHLRTGRTGLEAALTEGEVLTHPLVLGELACGNIANRREIVALLRELSVAREASHAEAMTLIDNRRLMGRGVGYIDVQLLAATAITPLARLWTLDRRLAKIAAEMGVAA; this comes from the coding sequence GTGATACTCGCCGACACGTCCGTCTGGATCGAGCACCTGCGCACGGGGAGAACCGGCCTGGAGGCAGCGCTCACCGAGGGCGAGGTGCTCACCCATCCGCTCGTGCTGGGTGAGCTGGCGTGCGGCAACATCGCAAACCGCCGCGAAATCGTCGCGCTGCTTCGCGAGCTGTCCGTCGCGCGTGAGGCGTCGCACGCGGAAGCGATGACACTAATCGATAATCGCCGCTTGATGGGGCGCGGCGTCGGCTACATCGATGTTCAGCTCCTCGCCGCTACGGCGATCACCCCGCTCGCCCGTCTCTGGACGCTCGACCGGCGTCTCGCGAAGATCGCCGCCGAGATGGGAGTGGCGGCCTGA
- a CDS encoding histidine kinase yields the protein MESGKVVAKSATAKRHTFDVKKFLALQLVVWTTYGVVHYAASIPAILPEERQVIAIAKAVRAITGFGVSSLLVPVLQWRRFSHRATLGFIAGLGAVIAAFAWMFLDRVVLVITASAFQLSIPWDRFPRGMDLDYLFVMLAWTGAYVGLMLFERSSAQREELLKQQVDMQSARLSLLAAQLNPHFLFNSLNTIRSLAAEDATRTREVVSRLSSFLRRVISFDATIPVHLGQEIELARDYLGVEQARFESAMDVAFEIDPSSADILVPPLILQPLLENAVKHGEPDCTGIRRILVTASMKEEELRLRIENSGSLIGASRYDGVGLKLTESRLAHLYGDAHAFHLSEGDRVVIAEVTINAPLRRASDGEQS from the coding sequence GTGGAATCTGGTAAAGTCGTAGCCAAATCGGCGACGGCGAAACGTCATACCTTCGACGTGAAGAAATTCCTTGCCCTTCAGCTAGTCGTATGGACGACGTATGGAGTCGTGCACTACGCGGCATCGATACCCGCAATTCTGCCGGAAGAACGACAAGTCATCGCAATCGCAAAGGCGGTGCGCGCCATTACGGGGTTTGGCGTCAGCAGCCTGCTTGTCCCTGTGCTTCAATGGAGGCGCTTCTCCCACCGCGCGACTCTCGGATTTATCGCAGGCCTGGGAGCGGTGATTGCCGCATTCGCCTGGATGTTTCTCGATCGTGTCGTTCTTGTCATTACCGCCTCTGCGTTCCAGCTCTCGATTCCATGGGACCGTTTCCCGCGCGGCATGGATCTGGACTACCTGTTCGTGATGCTGGCGTGGACGGGCGCATACGTTGGCCTCATGCTATTCGAGCGGAGCAGTGCCCAGCGCGAAGAGCTCCTGAAGCAACAAGTGGACATGCAGAGTGCCCGGCTGAGTCTTCTCGCCGCACAGCTCAACCCGCACTTTCTTTTCAACTCGCTGAACACAATCAGGTCGCTGGCGGCCGAGGATGCGACGCGAACCCGTGAGGTGGTGAGTCGACTCTCATCGTTCCTGAGGAGGGTCATCTCATTCGACGCCACGATACCGGTTCATCTGGGGCAGGAAATCGAGTTGGCGCGCGACTACCTCGGTGTCGAGCAGGCTCGATTCGAGTCGGCAATGGATGTGGCGTTCGAGATCGATCCTTCATCGGCAGACATCCTTGTGCCACCGCTGATTCTACAGCCCTTGCTGGAGAACGCCGTCAAGCACGGCGAGCCCGATTGTACCGGGATTCGGCGCATTCTCGTCACAGCGTCGATGAAGGAGGAAGAGCTACGTCTGCGAATCGAAAACAGCGGCTCCCTCATTGGAGCAAGTCGTTACGACGGGGTCGGACTGAAACTGACAGAGTCTCGGCTCGCTCACCTCTATGGCGACGCGCATGCCTTTCACCTTTCAGAAGGTGATCGCGTTGTGATCGCTGAAGTTACGATCAACGCACCGCTGCGGCGCGCTTCGGACGGAGAGCAGTCGTGA
- a CDS encoding protein kinase, whose protein sequence is MNWTSIEDLFIIALETPPERIDALLDSHPDGAVSAEVRRLLANHAKLSSDDAGAGFLQGLDRTRASALIDASDKASEPDRIGRYEIVSKLGRGATGVVYLARDPTLGREVAIKLLSQSLSSDPSAIRRFSEEARAASRLDHPNIIAIYEIGRTDDDRLFITMAYHPGETLRERIARGRLEIADAIRIGIEIAEGLAAAHASGIVHRDIKPENILLTNRGACILDFGIAKIGAQTLTKTGAALGTAAYMSPEQTRGVGVDHRSDIWSLGVVLYEMIAGVRPFRGEIGEALVYQVRHDAPESIEAFCPALSDAYAMTIMRCLEKGSALRHQSAADLAADLRAHRVSRWSPSLRRTRVAATAAGAVLAIAIFAVLNNESPAPVERTQQAKRPIQDAEAYDLYLRGTHNWNQRTHDRLQSAITLFEKAIERDPQFALPHAGLANTYINMSNYGYMRSDEALAKAMTAATRAIELDPSLAEAHASLGFLLASSMSFAKSEVSFQRALQLNPASASTHHFYSLLLMMELRTDEAMEANKRALALDPLLPVANTNRGIILVQQNKFDSARLELSRSLEIATRNPLAHYFLGAMEASNGRWAEALPLLEEAHREAPTLPGVRPALAYTLRRLHRSTDADSIVRLLERGGTDPRSRINVALYEAMSGHMDSAFAILGKAQLDVPTLIGLHAAPMLSGLRASPGYPRLLARLGLNPKLAPAGSARRLEASNASQPARR, encoded by the coding sequence GTGAACTGGACATCCATCGAAGACCTCTTCATCATCGCACTGGAGACACCACCTGAGCGGATCGATGCATTGCTGGATTCGCATCCAGATGGCGCAGTGAGCGCGGAGGTGCGGCGGCTGCTTGCGAACCATGCCAAGCTCTCGAGCGACGATGCCGGGGCCGGATTTCTTCAGGGACTGGACCGCACTCGCGCGAGTGCACTGATAGACGCGTCAGACAAGGCTTCGGAGCCAGACAGGATCGGTCGTTACGAGATCGTGAGCAAACTCGGCCGCGGAGCGACTGGTGTCGTGTATCTCGCTCGCGATCCGACGCTCGGGCGCGAAGTAGCGATAAAGCTCCTTTCGCAATCTCTGAGCTCGGATCCCTCTGCCATTCGCCGATTCTCGGAAGAAGCGCGCGCCGCTTCCAGGCTTGACCATCCGAACATCATCGCGATATACGAGATAGGCCGCACCGATGACGATCGTCTTTTCATCACCATGGCCTACCATCCCGGGGAAACGCTTCGTGAGCGCATCGCCCGCGGTCGACTCGAGATCGCTGACGCGATCAGAATCGGAATCGAGATAGCTGAAGGCCTCGCCGCAGCGCATGCGAGCGGTATCGTGCATCGCGACATCAAGCCCGAGAACATTCTTCTCACGAATCGCGGCGCCTGCATTCTCGACTTTGGTATCGCAAAGATAGGGGCTCAGACCCTGACGAAGACGGGAGCCGCACTCGGCACCGCAGCCTACATGAGTCCCGAACAGACGCGCGGTGTGGGAGTCGATCATCGCTCGGATATCTGGTCGCTCGGTGTCGTGCTGTACGAGATGATCGCGGGAGTCCGCCCGTTTCGCGGCGAAATTGGCGAGGCGCTCGTCTATCAGGTTCGGCATGATGCGCCGGAATCCATAGAAGCTTTCTGCCCCGCCCTGTCCGACGCGTATGCGATGACGATCATGCGCTGTCTCGAGAAAGGTTCTGCGCTCCGGCATCAGTCGGCGGCGGATCTGGCTGCAGATCTGCGCGCCCATCGCGTCAGCCGATGGTCGCCAAGCTTGCGTCGGACCCGCGTTGCCGCCACCGCCGCCGGAGCTGTGCTCGCGATTGCCATCTTCGCCGTACTCAATAATGAGTCTCCGGCGCCGGTCGAGCGTACTCAGCAGGCGAAGCGCCCGATTCAGGATGCAGAGGCATACGACCTTTACCTACGCGGCACCCACAACTGGAACCAGCGAACGCACGACCGACTGCAGAGCGCGATCACCCTCTTCGAGAAGGCGATCGAGCGAGACCCGCAGTTTGCGTTGCCGCATGCGGGGCTCGCAAACACATACATCAACATGTCGAACTATGGGTACATGCGGTCCGACGAGGCGCTTGCTAAAGCAATGACTGCGGCGACACGGGCAATCGAGCTCGATCCGTCTCTGGCTGAGGCGCACGCATCTCTTGGTTTCCTGCTTGCCTCGAGCATGTCGTTCGCTAAATCGGAAGTTTCTTTCCAGCGTGCGCTGCAACTGAACCCGGCCTCCGCCTCCACCCACCACTTCTACTCACTGCTTCTCATGATGGAGCTTCGCACAGATGAGGCGATGGAAGCCAACAAGCGTGCACTCGCCCTGGATCCATTACTTCCTGTGGCCAACACGAACCGCGGGATCATACTTGTACAGCAGAACAAATTCGATTCGGCCCGGCTCGAGCTGAGCCGGTCGCTGGAAATCGCGACGCGAAATCCGCTTGCCCACTACTTTCTGGGCGCGATGGAAGCATCCAATGGCCGCTGGGCCGAGGCACTTCCTTTACTCGAGGAGGCACATCGAGAGGCGCCAACGCTTCCAGGCGTAAGGCCGGCTCTTGCGTACACACTCCGGCGGCTGCACCGGTCAACCGATGCGGACTCGATCGTTCGCTTGCTCGAGCGGGGTGGAACCGACCCCCGCTCCCGCATCAATGTTGCATTGTACGAGGCGATGTCGGGACACATGGATTCGGCGTTTGCCATCCTGGGGAAAGCACAACTGGATGTCCCGACTCTGATCGGACTTCACGCAGCCCCCATGCTCTCGGGCCTGAGAGCCAGCCCAGGCTATCCGCGCCTTCTCGCGAGGCTCGGCTTGAATCCGAAGCTCGCGCCTGCTGGCTCGGCGCGCAGGCTGGAAGCGAGTAATGCTTCGCAGCCGGCACGCCGCTGA
- a CDS encoding DUF4386 domain-containing protein codes for MDESSIDGTQLRYARLAGFMYLVNYATAIVGTLIPLRIRGPGDFAERAERIVASEHLYRIALTTFTISWVIIVILAFSLYVALEPVNKRLAQLALLFEIGQAVVGGVTVIFSYAVLQLYTVTPRSGAFQDDQLQGLTAVLWSAAGSGFHISMTFLSLGSTIFFYLFYKSRYVPRPLAAWGMIASVVLLIVSLGALTFPEYARTLQYGWGVMGIAEVTTGFWLMIRGIRLQKAKQRMSGYHQ; via the coding sequence ATGGACGAGAGTTCAATCGACGGCACACAACTTCGATATGCGAGACTTGCCGGTTTCATGTACCTCGTCAACTACGCCACGGCTATAGTCGGGACTCTGATACCGTTGAGGATCAGAGGCCCTGGCGATTTCGCGGAGAGGGCTGAGAGAATCGTCGCTTCCGAACACCTTTATCGGATAGCGTTAACGACGTTTACGATTAGCTGGGTCATTATCGTGATCCTCGCCTTTTCACTGTACGTAGCCCTCGAGCCGGTGAACAAACGGCTGGCCCAGCTCGCGCTCCTTTTCGAGATAGGGCAGGCAGTCGTCGGCGGCGTCACCGTCATTTTCAGCTACGCGGTGCTTCAGCTTTACACCGTCACGCCGAGGAGTGGAGCATTTCAGGACGACCAGCTTCAGGGGCTGACCGCTGTTCTCTGGAGTGCCGCTGGGAGCGGCTTCCACATCTCGATGACGTTTCTGAGCCTTGGGTCAACGATTTTTTTCTATCTGTTCTACAAATCGCGATACGTTCCGAGACCACTGGCCGCCTGGGGCATGATTGCATCAGTCGTGTTGTTGATCGTGAGCCTCGGCGCACTGACATTTCCCGAGTACGCCCGCACGCTTCAGTACGGGTGGGGCGTGATGGGTATCGCCGAGGTCACCACCGGGTTCTGGCTGATGATCCGCGGTATCCGGCTGCAGAAAGCGAAACAACGGATGTCGGGTTATCATCAGTAA
- a CDS encoding DUF5602 domain-containing protein: MTRSRALAAVVIPASVILGMFACSDGTSPGRTVFGTPLTVGNGTARTYVELSSDGVPLSIGVGLSETALAGLPAASTEFALPLPAEVSVAPYDHAVLNWQPTGHPPVAIFTVPHFDVHFYMITQAERAAISPADPQFAAKTALTPAAEFIPAGYNRDPFAIPRMGVHWGDPTAPEFSGQPFGKTFIYGSWDGAFHFTEPMVTKAFLEAKPAMEVSALKLPARYSKPGYQPTSYAVGYDQAAKEYRIAISGLVRRQ, translated from the coding sequence GTGACACGATCCCGCGCCCTGGCAGCTGTTGTAATTCCGGCTTCTGTAATTCTCGGAATGTTTGCGTGCAGTGATGGAACATCGCCGGGCCGAACGGTTTTCGGCACGCCTTTAACTGTGGGCAACGGAACCGCGCGCACCTATGTGGAGCTTTCCTCGGACGGCGTACCGCTCAGCATCGGGGTGGGCCTCTCCGAAACGGCGCTCGCCGGGCTGCCTGCAGCGAGCACCGAGTTCGCGCTCCCGCTTCCAGCCGAGGTATCGGTTGCCCCCTACGATCATGCCGTCTTGAACTGGCAACCTACCGGACATCCCCCCGTGGCAATATTCACGGTTCCGCACTTCGACGTCCACTTCTACATGATCACTCAAGCAGAGCGCGCGGCAATCAGCCCGGCTGACCCGCAGTTCGCCGCCAAGACAGCGCTCACCCCCGCAGCAGAGTTCATTCCCGCCGGTTACAACCGGGACCCGTTTGCAATACCGCGCATGGGCGTGCACTGGGGTGACCCGACCGCGCCTGAGTTCAGCGGCCAGCCATTCGGGAAAACTTTTATTTACGGGTCGTGGGATGGTGCGTTCCATTTCACCGAGCCGATGGTTACCAAGGCATTTCTGGAGGCAAAGCCGGCTATGGAGGTCAGTGCGCTCAAGCTGCCGGCGCGCTACTCAAAACCGGGTTACCAGCCGACTTCCTACGCCGTCGGCTACGACCAGGCAGCAAAAGAGTACCGGATCGCCATCAGCGGGTTGGTCCGCCGGCAGTAG